Proteins from a genomic interval of Candidatus Syntrophosphaera sp.:
- a CDS encoding ADP-ribosylglycohydrolase family protein, whose amino-acid sequence MNNAELMKRIVYGVAVGDALGFPWQFAGRESRKLRPVTDMGVSVDASGQVHPAREEEIGLWSDDTSLTLCLAESLARGYDLADQAQRFVQWYYEGYLSARDQAFDVGGQTSKAIRVLKDILASGEHERLRDLLSEPAEDANGNGALMRILPLLIHIRDLEIGEQLRVVAEASALTHPHIRSVLCCLWYLKYAEKLIDGVDKFEAARHTQSEIRELIDSTACSTRDCAELRRLLEKDLSQGSTDPEQSHCADYISSGGYVVHTLEAAMYCLLNTSDYRQCVLAATNLGDDTDTVAAVAGGLAALLYGYESIPPEWIKSLKKPELLERIAGLYI is encoded by the coding sequence ATGAACAATGCGGAATTGATGAAAAGGATCGTCTACGGCGTGGCGGTCGGCGACGCGCTGGGATTTCCCTGGCAATTTGCCGGCCGGGAAAGCCGCAAACTACGGCCCGTGACAGACATGGGCGTGAGCGTGGATGCCTCGGGGCAGGTTCATCCCGCGCGGGAGGAGGAGATCGGATTGTGGTCGGACGATACCTCCCTCACCCTCTGCCTGGCCGAATCATTGGCCCGGGGCTACGACCTCGCCGATCAGGCGCAACGCTTTGTCCAATGGTACTATGAGGGCTACCTCAGCGCCCGGGACCAGGCTTTTGACGTGGGCGGACAGACCAGCAAAGCCATCCGGGTTTTGAAAGACATCCTCGCTTCAGGAGAGCATGAACGCCTGCGCGATCTGCTTTCTGAACCGGCCGAAGACGCGAACGGCAATGGTGCCCTGATGCGCATCCTGCCTCTGCTCATCCACATCCGCGATCTGGAGATCGGCGAGCAACTGCGCGTCGTCGCCGAAGCCAGCGCCCTCACGCATCCACACATCCGCAGCGTGCTTTGCTGCCTCTGGTATCTCAAATATGCCGAAAAACTGATCGACGGGGTGGATAAGTTCGAGGCCGCGCGCCATACCCAAAGCGAGATCCGGGAATTGATCGACTCCACCGCCTGCTCCACCCGCGATTGCGCGGAACTGAGGCGCCTGCTGGAAAAAGACCTCAGCCAGGGAAGCACCGATCCGGAACAAAGCCATTGCGCTGATTACATCTCTTCCGGAGGCTATGTGGTCCACACCCTGGAAGCTGCAATGTATTGCCTGCTAAACACTTCCGATTACCGGCAGTGCGTTTTGGCCGCCACCAACCTGGGAGACGACACCGACACCGTCGCCGCCGTGGCCGGAGGTCTGGCTGCACTGCTTTACGGCTATGAATCCATTCCGCCGGAGTGGATCAAAAGCCTTAAAAAACCGGAGCTTCTGGAGAGGATCGCCGGGTTGTACATTTAG
- a CDS encoding class II glutamine amidotransferase produces the protein MKKNRAIREISSRLQSAATPACLALVTLLCVFSLLPFGSLSACAMSALIAARGHTLDDFALRGPAAEYWLYDDPWDYFGMLMANSNAYSNNDGYGVAAYAENQPKLSASGMWYKRVLSFSDLNRVYYTGSYLNPDVHYDTEDGDVLDTALNAIRGGEGQPVIVLGHVRSASGRTLGNHPFFFGYQKRTFSFMHNGFCDSARAFMIARIRQADPYWFNLHPNNHFQDPDPLNWVDTEVLFHYIMSHVVARDGDVLSGLNHALLGLRSYLDSPTSGIYNFVMSDGERLYVYRSTPRTGANSGYKLSYRSFGGQFYAVRTLGPQPGDTELEGRELVVFDRGRKPLHYPDFARETVYSSALGVSASQTRDRPEEIVPAIVAGPNPFRGFTTLRISVANSGELVTTVCNAKGQPVWSRSRQIDRPGTISVIWDGKDDRGKPLAPGIYFIKAETDEKRLRARVVLLK, from the coding sequence ATGAAGAAAAACCGCGCCATCCGGGAAATATCCTCGCGCCTGCAAAGTGCGGCCACGCCTGCCTGCCTGGCCCTGGTGACCCTGCTCTGCGTTTTTTCTCTCCTCCCTTTCGGCTCCCTTTCAGCCTGCGCGATGAGCGCCCTGATCGCGGCCCGGGGCCACACCCTGGACGATTTTGCCCTTCGCGGCCCGGCGGCTGAATACTGGCTATACGACGATCCCTGGGACTATTTTGGCATGCTGATGGCAAATTCCAACGCCTATTCCAACAACGACGGCTACGGCGTGGCCGCCTATGCGGAAAACCAGCCCAAACTCTCAGCCAGCGGGATGTGGTACAAGCGGGTGCTCTCTTTTTCCGATCTGAACCGGGTCTATTACACCGGCAGCTACCTGAATCCCGATGTCCATTATGACACGGAAGACGGCGACGTGCTCGACACGGCGCTGAACGCGATCAGAGGCGGAGAGGGCCAGCCCGTGATCGTTTTGGGCCACGTCCGCAGCGCTTCGGGCCGTACTTTGGGCAACCATCCCTTCTTCTTCGGGTACCAGAAGCGGACCTTCAGCTTCATGCACAACGGCTTCTGCGATTCCGCGAGGGCCTTCATGATCGCCCGGATCAGGCAGGCGGACCCGTATTGGTTCAACCTCCATCCCAACAATCATTTCCAGGATCCCGACCCCCTCAACTGGGTGGACACGGAAGTGCTCTTCCACTACATCATGAGCCACGTGGTGGCCCGCGACGGTGACGTCCTCAGCGGCCTGAACCACGCCCTGCTTGGCTTGAGAAGCTATCTCGACAGCCCAACTTCCGGGATCTACAACTTCGTCATGTCAGACGGCGAACGGCTCTACGTCTACCGCAGCACCCCGCGGACGGGCGCCAATTCCGGCTACAAACTATCCTATCGCTCTTTCGGCGGCCAATTTTACGCGGTTCGCACCCTCGGCCCCCAGCCCGGCGATACCGAACTCGAAGGCCGCGAATTGGTTGTCTTTGACCGCGGCCGCAAGCCGCTCCACTATCCTGATTTTGCCAGGGAAACAGTCTACTCCTCCGCCCTGGGCGTTTCAGCCTCCCAAACCCGGGACAGGCCGGAGGAGATCGTTCCCGCAATAGTGGCCGGCCCCAATCCTTTCCGGGGCTTCACCACCCTGCGGATCAGCGTTGCCAACAGCGGCGAACTGGTCACCACGGTCTGCAACGCGAAGGGCCAGCCGGTCTGGTCCCGGAGCAGGCAGATCGACAGGCCCGGCACCATCAGCGTGATCTGGGACGGCAAAGACGACCGGGGAAAACCGCTGGCACCGGGAATTTATTTCATCAAAGCTGAGACCGATGAAAAACGGCTCCGGGCCAGGGTGGTCCTGCTAAAATAG
- a CDS encoding RNA polymerase sigma factor: MTDPQDLVRLHERALLNFALQLTRSEDDAEDLLQDTWIKCLAFQQLLDGMTEQKQRSWLFTVLKNRWLDICRKRKLERLVASQAAPVTNSPVPLYQLEDKLDKLPALEREIVYQKFWLGSNSREISQELGIPEGTVRWCLSQALGKLRKIMQQSEKEERCLL, from the coding sequence ATGACCGACCCGCAAGACCTCGTCAGGCTGCACGAACGGGCGCTGCTCAATTTCGCGCTGCAACTGACAAGGTCCGAGGACGACGCGGAAGACCTGCTCCAGGATACCTGGATCAAGTGCCTGGCCTTTCAGCAGTTGCTGGACGGCATGACCGAGCAGAAACAGCGCAGCTGGCTGTTCACCGTGCTCAAGAACAGGTGGCTGGACATCTGCCGCAAGCGCAAGCTGGAACGCCTCGTCGCCAGCCAGGCCGCCCCGGTGACAAACTCTCCGGTCCCCTTATACCAGTTGGAAGACAAGCTGGACAAGCTTCCAGCCCTGGAGCGGGAGATCGTCTACCAAAAATTCTGGCTGGGCTCAAACAGCCGCGAGATCTCGCAAGAGCTGGGGATCCCGGAAGGAACGGTGCGCTGGTGCTTGAGCCAGGCCCTGGGAAAATTAAGGAAAATAATGCAGCAGAGTGAGAAGGAGGAACGATGTCTACTCTGA